Proteins encoded together in one Pseudopipra pipra isolate bDixPip1 chromosome 23, bDixPip1.hap1, whole genome shotgun sequence window:
- the TIRAP gene encoding toll/interleukin-1 receptor domain-containing adapter protein, whose translation MAGWFRRLLHKPKPSSVESSLNSSHSTSSSPSSSSSSSAKSSSSSATSSIPLSPVLVPDISASDSPRWGKSYDVCVCHSEEDLELVEELVSYLEGQPESLRCFLQLRDAVAGSALGTELCDAVRGSHCWVLLITPAFLRDPWCQFQMHQALAEAPMANGRTIPVLRGVDRREYPKELRNIYYISMALKENSFRQIRDTILRYLQELCRSSMSGME comes from the exons ATGGCTG GCTGGTTTAGGCGGCTCCTGCACAAGCCCAAGCCCAGCTCGGTGGAGAGCAGCCTCAACTCCAGCCACTCCACTTCAtcctcaccttcctcctcctcctcctcctctgccaagAGCTCCAGCTCCTCGGCCACCAGCTCCATCCCGCTGTCACCTGTGCTGGTGCCGGACATCAGCGCCTCGGACAGCCCCCGGTGGGGCAAGAGCTACGACGTGTGCGTGTGCCACAGCGAGGAGGACCTGGAGCTGGTGGAGGAGCTGGTGTCCTACCTGGAGGGGCAGCCCGAGAGCCTGCGCTGTTTCCTGCAGCTGCGGGACGCGGTGGCGGGCAGCGCGCTGGGCACGGAGCTGTGTGACGCTGTGCGGGGCAGCCACTGCTGGGTCCTGCTCATCACCCCCGCCTTCCTGAGGGACCCCTGGTGCCAGTTCCAGATGCACCAGGCACTGGCCGAGGCCCCCATGGCCAACGGGCGCACCATCCCGGTGCTGAGGGGCGTGGATCGCAGGGAGTACCCCAAGGAGCTGCGGAACATCTACTACATCTCCATGGCGCTGAAGGAGAACAGCTTCAGGCAGATCAGGGACACCATCCTGCGCT ACCTTCAGGAGCTGTGCCGGAGCTCCATGAGTGGGATGGAGtag
- the FAM118B gene encoding protein FAM118B isoform X2, giving the protein MASTVSLGKETLLEDGMPPAKKPRKLLPSLKTKKPQELVLVIGTGISAAVAPQVPALKSWKGLIQALLDAAIDFDLLEDEESKRFQKCLHEDKNLVHVAHDLIQKLSPRTSNVRSTFFKDCLYEVFDDLESKMEDSGKQLLQSVLHLMENGALVLTTNFDNLLELYAAHQGKHLESLDLTDEKKVLEWAQEKRKLSVLHIHGVYTNPSGIVLHPAGYQNVLRNTEVMALFLEAVKHKSDLEHFMLVRRGDVDEFKKLRENMLDKGIKVISYGDEYSDLPEYFERLTSEIAMRGRTGVPKEGQQLNGSAAAHAERKGCST; this is encoded by the exons ATGGCTTCTACGGTGAGCCTGGGCAAGGAAACGTTGTTGGAAGATGGAATGCCACCTGCAAAGAAGCCCAG GAAGCTGTTGCCAAGCCTCAAAACCAAGAAGCCTCAGGAACTCGTTCTGGTGATTGGGACAGGAATTAGTGCTGCAGTTGCTCCCCAGGTCCCAGCACTGAAGTCTTGGAAGGGGCTGATCCAGGCCCTCCTGGATGCTGCTATTGACTTTGATCTCCTGGAAGATGAAGAAAGCAAACGGTTCCAGAAGTGTCTCCATGAAGACAAGAACTTGGTTCATGTTGCCCATGACCTTATCCAGAAGCTGTCTCCG CGCACAAGCAACGTTCGCTCAACCTTTTTCAAGGACTGTTTATACGAGGTGTTTGATGACCTGGAATCTAAAATGGAAGAttctgggaagcagctgcttcAGTCTGTGCTTCACTTGATGGAAAACGGGGCCCTTGTGTTAACCACAAACTTCGATAACCTGCTGGAGCTGTACGCAGCGCACCAGGGGAAGCACCTCGAGTCTCTTGACCTGACTGATGAAAAGAAG GTGCTGGAGTGGGcacaggagaagaggaagctcagTGTCCTGCACATCCACGGCGTCTACACCAACCCCAGCGGCATCGTCCTGCACCCGGCCGGGTACCAGAACGTGCTGCGCAACACCGAGGTCATG GCCCTGTTTTTAGAGGCTGTCAAGCACAAGTCAGACCTGGAGCACTTCATGCTGGTGCGGAGGGGGGATGTGGATGAGTTCAAGAAGCTCCGTGAGAACATGCTGGACAAGGGGATCAAGGTGATTTCCTACGGGGACGAATACTCCGACCTGCCCGAGTACTTCGAGCGGCTGACGAGCGAGATCGCCATGCGGGGCCGCACAG gtgtgcccaAGGAGGGGCAGCAGCTGAACGGCTCCGCGGCTGCCCATGCTGAGAGAAAAG GATGCAGCACCtga
- the FAM118B gene encoding protein FAM118B isoform X1 — protein MASTVSLGKETLLEDGMPPAKKPRKLLPSLKTKKPQELVLVIGTGISAAVAPQVPALKSWKGLIQALLDAAIDFDLLEDEESKRFQKCLHEDKNLVHVAHDLIQKLSPRTSNVRSTFFKDCLYEVFDDLESKMEDSGKQLLQSVLHLMENGALVLTTNFDNLLELYAAHQGKHLESLDLTDEKKVLEWAQEKRKLSVLHIHGVYTNPSGIVLHPAGYQNVLRNTEVMREIQKLYENKSFLFLGCGWTVDDTTFQALFLEAVKHKSDLEHFMLVRRGDVDEFKKLRENMLDKGIKVISYGDEYSDLPEYFERLTSEIAMRGRTGVPKEGQQLNGSAAAHAERKGCST, from the exons ATGGCTTCTACGGTGAGCCTGGGCAAGGAAACGTTGTTGGAAGATGGAATGCCACCTGCAAAGAAGCCCAG GAAGCTGTTGCCAAGCCTCAAAACCAAGAAGCCTCAGGAACTCGTTCTGGTGATTGGGACAGGAATTAGTGCTGCAGTTGCTCCCCAGGTCCCAGCACTGAAGTCTTGGAAGGGGCTGATCCAGGCCCTCCTGGATGCTGCTATTGACTTTGATCTCCTGGAAGATGAAGAAAGCAAACGGTTCCAGAAGTGTCTCCATGAAGACAAGAACTTGGTTCATGTTGCCCATGACCTTATCCAGAAGCTGTCTCCG CGCACAAGCAACGTTCGCTCAACCTTTTTCAAGGACTGTTTATACGAGGTGTTTGATGACCTGGAATCTAAAATGGAAGAttctgggaagcagctgcttcAGTCTGTGCTTCACTTGATGGAAAACGGGGCCCTTGTGTTAACCACAAACTTCGATAACCTGCTGGAGCTGTACGCAGCGCACCAGGGGAAGCACCTCGAGTCTCTTGACCTGACTGATGAAAAGAAG GTGCTGGAGTGGGcacaggagaagaggaagctcagTGTCCTGCACATCCACGGCGTCTACACCAACCCCAGCGGCATCGTCCTGCACCCGGCCGGGTACCAGAACGTGCTGCGCAACACCGAGGTCATG CGAGAGATTCAGAAGCTCTATGAAAATAAGTCCTTCCTCTTCTTGGGCTGTGGTTGGACTGTTGATGACACCACGTTTCAGGCCCTGTTTTTAGAGGCTGTCAAGCACAAGTCAGACCTGGAGCACTTCATGCTGGTGCGGAGGGGGGATGTGGATGAGTTCAAGAAGCTCCGTGAGAACATGCTGGACAAGGGGATCAAGGTGATTTCCTACGGGGACGAATACTCCGACCTGCCCGAGTACTTCGAGCGGCTGACGAGCGAGATCGCCATGCGGGGCCGCACAG gtgtgcccaAGGAGGGGCAGCAGCTGAACGGCTCCGCGGCTGCCCATGCTGAGAGAAAAG GATGCAGCACCtga
- the SRPRA gene encoding signal recognition particle receptor subunit alpha: protein MLDFFTIFSKGGLVLWCFQGVRGPAATAPVNALIRSVLLQERGGNNSFTHEALTLKYKLDNQFELVFVVGFQKILTLTYVDKLIDDVHKEFRDKYRNEFQQKGALGLLNGTFDFKDDFMRLLRDAEESSRVRAPTVMKTFEQSLKSQKTVKCMIETRGEKPKEKVKNKKNKGSKKEGTEAAAAPSKASGGDKQPSAAGDKEELTKDEILQKNREEFFRRHMKAGEKSKSPKPDAQKEKGKKPRVWDLGNSNAKVLDYSNSATNGSAEACPVEEFDPDMALGDKNREPGRLYDLEYESEDEAEEEKVVQNTSKPSVKKGGLGGMFGMLKGLVGSKSLTREDMDPVLEKMKDHLIAKNVAAEIAVQLCESVAKKLEGKVMGTFTTVTSTVKQALQEALVQILQPQRRVDVLRDVMDAQRHRRPYVVTFCGVNGVGKSTNLAKISFWLIENGFSVLIAACDTFRAGAVEQLRTHTRRLNALHPPESHGGRTMVQLYEKGYGKDAAGIAMEAISYARNQGFDVVLVDTAGRMQDNAPLMTALAKLIAVNAPDLVLFVGEALVGNEAVDQLVKFNKALADHSMAQTPRLIDGIVLTKFDTIDDKVGAAISMTYITSKPIVFVGTGQTYCDLRSLNAKAVVAALMKA, encoded by the exons ATGCTCGActtcttcaccatcttcagcAAGGGCGGCCTCGTCCTCTGGTGCTTCCAGGGCGTGCGCGGgcccgccgccaccgcccccgTCAACGCGCTCATCCGCTCCGTGCTCCTGCAG GAGCGAGGAGGCAACAACTCCTTCACCCATGAGGCCCTCACGCTCAAGTACAAACTGGACAACCAGTTTGAGCTGGTGTTTGTG GTGGGTTTCCAGAAGATCCTGACTCTAACCTACGTGGACAAGTTGATAGACGATGTCCACAAGGAGTTCAGAGACAAGTACCGCAACGAGTTCCAGCAGAAAGGGGCCCTGGGCCTCCTAAATGGCACCTTTGATTTTAAAGATGACTTCATGCGCCTCCTCCG GGATgcagaggagagcagcagagtCCGAGCTCCCACGGTAATGAAGACGTTTGAGCAGTCTCTGAAATCCCAGAAGACTGTCAAGTGTATGATTGAAACCCGGGGGGAGAAACCAAAGGAGAAGGTCAAGAACAAGAAGAACAAAGGTTCCAAAAAAGAGG GAActgaagctgctgcagcacccagTAAAGCATCCGGGGGTGACAAACAGCCCTCGGCAGCAGGGGACAAGGAGGAGCTGACCAAGGATGAAATCCTGCAGAAGAACCGGGAGGAATTCTTCAGGAGACACATGAAAGCCGGGGAGAAGTCCAA ATCTCCCAAGCCTGACGCacagaaggagaaggggaagaagcCCCGGGTGTGGGATCTGGGGAACTCTAATGCCAAAGTACTCGATTACAGTAACTCCGCTACCAACGGCAGCGCCGAGGCCTGTCCTGTGGAGGAGTTCGACCCTGACATG GCCCTGGGGGACAAGAATCGGGAGCCCGGGCGCCTCTACGACCTGGAGTATGAGAGTGAGGACGAAGCCGAGGAGGAGAAGGTTGTCCAGAACACTTCGAAACCCAG CGTGAAGAAGGGTGGCCTGGGGGGCATGTTTGGCATGCTGAAGGGGCTGGTGGGCTCCAAGAGCTTGACGAGAGAGGACATGGACCCCGTGCTGGAGAAGATGAAGGATCACTTGATTG CTAAAAACGTGGCAGCCGAGATCGCCGTGCAGCTCTGCGAGTCCGTGGCCAAGAAGCTGGAAGGGAAGGTGATGGGAACGTTCACCA CGGTGACCTCGACAGTGAAGCAGGCGCTGCAGGAGGCCCTGGTGCAGAtcctgcagccccagcgccGCGTGGACGTGCTGCGCGACGTCATGGACGCCCAGCGCCACCGCCGCCCCTACGTCGTCACCTTCTGCGGCGTCAACGGCGTCGGGAAGTCCACCAACCTGGCCAAG ATCTCATTCTGGCTCATCGAGAACGGCTTCAGCGTCCTCATCGCCGCCTGTGACACCTTCCGCGCGGGCGCCGTGGAGCAGCTCCGCACCCACACCCGGCGCCTCAACGCGCTGCACCCCCCGGAGAGCCACGGCGGGCGCACCATGGTGCAGCTCTACGAGAAGGGCTACGGCAAGGACGCCGCGGGCATTGCCATGGAGGCCATTTCCTACG CGCGGAACCAGGGCTTTGACGTGGTGCTGGTGGACACGGCCGGCCGCATGCAGGACAACGCGCCCCTCATGACCGCGCTGGCCAAGCTCATCGCTGTCAACGCGCCCGACCTGGTCCTGTTTGTCGGGGAGGCGCTGGTGGGGAATGAGGCTGTGGATCAGCTG gTCAAGTTCAACAAGGCTCTGGCTGATCACTCCATGGCCCAGACGCCGCGGCTCATCGACGGGATCGTCCTCACCAAGTTTGATACCATCGATGACAAG GTCGGCGCCGCCATCTCCATGACCTACATCACGAGCAAGCCCATCGTGTTCGTTGGTACCGGACAAACCTACTGTGATCTGCGCAGCCTTAACGCCAAGGCCGTGGTCGCCGCGCTCATGAAGGCCTGA
- the FOXRED1 gene encoding FAD-dependent oxidoreductase domain-containing protein 1 isoform X2 codes for MLRCGRVLGQRAAGGGRPPWGGHGGTPRQEGGPSRALRTAAPRGADFLRELGQTLGRMGQTLRDQVPAAGSAWGGWLPPGIHPDPRPPDEADVVVVGGGVVGWSVAYWLKVLEGSFRRHGMKVLVVERDPTYSRASTVLSVGGIRQQFSLPENIQMSRFSASFLRDINEHLGVPNEPPIDIQFQPSGYLFLASPEDAAKLEATVQLQRDEGAQVALLSPTQLKEKFPWINTEDVAVASYGLEDEGWFDPWTLLNAFRRKATALGVHNCRGEVRAFVTTANDPMQSAAESARIKYVHIYMPDSLEYQPVACSIVVNAAGAWAGKLLEADGLPRKLCQPPLPIQPRKRYVFCWHCPDGPGLSCPFLVDTSGAYFRREGIAGNYLGGMSPPEIFKTGTVARLKNIQPITTAKPQTT; via the exons ATGCTGCGGTGCGGACGCGTGTTGGGGCAaagggcggcggggggggggagacCCccatgggggggacacggggggacccCCCGACAGGAGGGGGGTCCGAGCAGAGCCCTCCGCACTGCGGCACCGCGCGGCGCCGACTTCCTCCGCG agctggggcagacCCTGGGGCGCATGGGGCAGACCCTGAGGGACCAGGTGCCGGCGGCGGGGAGCGCCTGGGGGGGCTGGCTGCCCCCAGGGATCCACCCCGACCCCCGGCCCCCCGACGAGGCTgatgtggtggtggtggggggcgGCGTGGTGGGCTGGTCCGTGGCCTACTGGCTGAAGGTGCTGGAGGGCAGTTTCCGGCGGCACGGGATGAAGGTGCTGGTGGTGGAGCGGGACCCCACG TATTCCAGAGCCTCCACGGTGCTGTCGGTGGGGGGGATCCGGCAGCAGTTTTCCCTCCCGGAGAACATCCAGATGTCCCGGTTCTCTGCCAGCTTCCTGCGTGACATCAAT GAGCACCTCGGGGTTCCCAACGAGCCCCCCATTGACATCCAGTTCCAGCCCTCGGGATACCTGTTCCTGGCCTCCCCAGAGGATGCTGCCAAGCTGGAGGCCACTGTCCAGCTCCAGAG ggatgaAGGGGCACAGGTagccctgctgtcccccacccAGCTGAAGGAGAAATTCCCCTGGATAAACACAGAGGACGTGGCTGTGGCATCCTATG GCCTGGAGGATGAAGGCTGGTTCGACCCCTGGACCCTCCTCAACGCTTTCCGGCGCAAAGCCACGGCCCTGGGGGTCCACAACTGCCGCGGGGAGGTGCGAG CTTTTGTCACCACAGCCAATGACCCAATGCAGTCAGCAGCGGAGTCCGCGCGCATTAAATACGTGCac ATCTACATGCCAGACAGCCTGGAGTACCAGCCTGTCGCCTGCTCCATCGTGGTCAACGCTGCAGGTGCCTgggctgggaagctgctggaggCTGACGGGCTCCCCAGGAAGCTGTGCCAGCCCCCCCTGCCCATCCAGCCCAGGAAGAG GTACGTGttctgctggcactgcccagatGGCCCTGGGCTCTCCTGCCCCTTCCTCGTGGACACCTCGGGCGCTTATTTCCGTCGGGAAGGGATCGCTGGGAACTACCTGGGCGGGATGAGCCCCCCCGAG ATTTTCAAAACAGGTACAGTTGCCAGATTGAAAAACATACAACCAATAACCACTGCAAAACCCCAAACTACATGA
- the FOXRED1 gene encoding FAD-dependent oxidoreductase domain-containing protein 1 isoform X1: MLRCGRVLGQRAAGGGRPPWGGHGGTPRQEGGPSRALRTAAPRGADFLRELGQTLGRMGQTLRDQVPAAGSAWGGWLPPGIHPDPRPPDEADVVVVGGGVVGWSVAYWLKVLEGSFRRHGMKVLVVERDPTYSRASTVLSVGGIRQQFSLPENIQMSRFSASFLRDINEHLGVPNEPPIDIQFQPSGYLFLASPEDAAKLEATVQLQRDEGAQVALLSPTQLKEKFPWINTEDVAVASYGLEDEGWFDPWTLLNAFRRKATALGVHNCRGEVRAFVTTANDPMQSAAESARIKYVHIYMPDSLEYQPVACSIVVNAAGAWAGKLLEADGLPRKLCQPPLPIQPRKRYVFCWHCPDGPGLSCPFLVDTSGAYFRREGIAGNYLGGMSPPEEEEPDPSDLSVDHDYFQEQLWPRLARRVPSFESLRVRGSWAGYYDYNTFDHNGVLGPHPRLENMFLAAGFSGHGLQHSPAAGRAVAELVIRGRFESLDLRRLGWARLEDGEPLREAGVV; encoded by the exons ATGCTGCGGTGCGGACGCGTGTTGGGGCAaagggcggcggggggggggagacCCccatgggggggacacggggggacccCCCGACAGGAGGGGGGTCCGAGCAGAGCCCTCCGCACTGCGGCACCGCGCGGCGCCGACTTCCTCCGCG agctggggcagacCCTGGGGCGCATGGGGCAGACCCTGAGGGACCAGGTGCCGGCGGCGGGGAGCGCCTGGGGGGGCTGGCTGCCCCCAGGGATCCACCCCGACCCCCGGCCCCCCGACGAGGCTgatgtggtggtggtggggggcgGCGTGGTGGGCTGGTCCGTGGCCTACTGGCTGAAGGTGCTGGAGGGCAGTTTCCGGCGGCACGGGATGAAGGTGCTGGTGGTGGAGCGGGACCCCACG TATTCCAGAGCCTCCACGGTGCTGTCGGTGGGGGGGATCCGGCAGCAGTTTTCCCTCCCGGAGAACATCCAGATGTCCCGGTTCTCTGCCAGCTTCCTGCGTGACATCAAT GAGCACCTCGGGGTTCCCAACGAGCCCCCCATTGACATCCAGTTCCAGCCCTCGGGATACCTGTTCCTGGCCTCCCCAGAGGATGCTGCCAAGCTGGAGGCCACTGTCCAGCTCCAGAG ggatgaAGGGGCACAGGTagccctgctgtcccccacccAGCTGAAGGAGAAATTCCCCTGGATAAACACAGAGGACGTGGCTGTGGCATCCTATG GCCTGGAGGATGAAGGCTGGTTCGACCCCTGGACCCTCCTCAACGCTTTCCGGCGCAAAGCCACGGCCCTGGGGGTCCACAACTGCCGCGGGGAGGTGCGAG CTTTTGTCACCACAGCCAATGACCCAATGCAGTCAGCAGCGGAGTCCGCGCGCATTAAATACGTGCac ATCTACATGCCAGACAGCCTGGAGTACCAGCCTGTCGCCTGCTCCATCGTGGTCAACGCTGCAGGTGCCTgggctgggaagctgctggaggCTGACGGGCTCCCCAGGAAGCTGTGCCAGCCCCCCCTGCCCATCCAGCCCAGGAAGAG GTACGTGttctgctggcactgcccagatGGCCCTGGGCTCTCCTGCCCCTTCCTCGTGGACACCTCGGGCGCTTATTTCCGTCGGGAAGGGATCGCTGGGAACTACCTGGGCGGGATGAGCCCCCCCGAG GAGGAAGAGCCAGATCCCAGCGACCTCTCGGTGGACCACGACTActtccaggagcagctgtggcCCCGGCTGGCCCGGAGGGTGCCGTCCTTCGAGTCCCTGCGGGTGCGGGGGTCCTGGGCCGGCTACTACGACTACAACACCTTCGACCACAACGGGGTGCTGGGCCCGCACCCCCGGCTGGAGAACATGTTCCTGGCCGCGGGCTTCAGCGGGCACGGCCTCCAGCACTCGCCCGCCGCCGGCAGGGCCGTGGCCGAGCTGGTGATCCGGGGCCGCTTCGAGAGCCTGGACCTGCGGCGCCTGGGCTGGGCCCGGCTGGAGGACGGGGAGCCCCTGCGGGAGGCCGGCGTGGTCTGa
- the FOXRED1 gene encoding FAD-dependent oxidoreductase domain-containing protein 1 isoform X3, translating to MGQTLRDQVPAAGSAWGGWLPPGIHPDPRPPDEADVVVVGGGVVGWSVAYWLKVLEGSFRRHGMKVLVVERDPTYSRASTVLSVGGIRQQFSLPENIQMSRFSASFLRDINEHLGVPNEPPIDIQFQPSGYLFLASPEDAAKLEATVQLQRDEGAQVALLSPTQLKEKFPWINTEDVAVASYGLEDEGWFDPWTLLNAFRRKATALGVHNCRGEVRAFVTTANDPMQSAAESARIKYVHIYMPDSLEYQPVACSIVVNAAGAWAGKLLEADGLPRKLCQPPLPIQPRKRYVFCWHCPDGPGLSCPFLVDTSGAYFRREGIAGNYLGGMSPPEEEEPDPSDLSVDHDYFQEQLWPRLARRVPSFESLRVRGSWAGYYDYNTFDHNGVLGPHPRLENMFLAAGFSGHGLQHSPAAGRAVAELVIRGRFESLDLRRLGWARLEDGEPLREAGVV from the exons ATGGGGCAGACCCTGAGGGACCAGGTGCCGGCGGCGGGGAGCGCCTGGGGGGGCTGGCTGCCCCCAGGGATCCACCCCGACCCCCGGCCCCCCGACGAGGCTgatgtggtggtggtggggggcgGCGTGGTGGGCTGGTCCGTGGCCTACTGGCTGAAGGTGCTGGAGGGCAGTTTCCGGCGGCACGGGATGAAGGTGCTGGTGGTGGAGCGGGACCCCACG TATTCCAGAGCCTCCACGGTGCTGTCGGTGGGGGGGATCCGGCAGCAGTTTTCCCTCCCGGAGAACATCCAGATGTCCCGGTTCTCTGCCAGCTTCCTGCGTGACATCAAT GAGCACCTCGGGGTTCCCAACGAGCCCCCCATTGACATCCAGTTCCAGCCCTCGGGATACCTGTTCCTGGCCTCCCCAGAGGATGCTGCCAAGCTGGAGGCCACTGTCCAGCTCCAGAG ggatgaAGGGGCACAGGTagccctgctgtcccccacccAGCTGAAGGAGAAATTCCCCTGGATAAACACAGAGGACGTGGCTGTGGCATCCTATG GCCTGGAGGATGAAGGCTGGTTCGACCCCTGGACCCTCCTCAACGCTTTCCGGCGCAAAGCCACGGCCCTGGGGGTCCACAACTGCCGCGGGGAGGTGCGAG CTTTTGTCACCACAGCCAATGACCCAATGCAGTCAGCAGCGGAGTCCGCGCGCATTAAATACGTGCac ATCTACATGCCAGACAGCCTGGAGTACCAGCCTGTCGCCTGCTCCATCGTGGTCAACGCTGCAGGTGCCTgggctgggaagctgctggaggCTGACGGGCTCCCCAGGAAGCTGTGCCAGCCCCCCCTGCCCATCCAGCCCAGGAAGAG GTACGTGttctgctggcactgcccagatGGCCCTGGGCTCTCCTGCCCCTTCCTCGTGGACACCTCGGGCGCTTATTTCCGTCGGGAAGGGATCGCTGGGAACTACCTGGGCGGGATGAGCCCCCCCGAG GAGGAAGAGCCAGATCCCAGCGACCTCTCGGTGGACCACGACTActtccaggagcagctgtggcCCCGGCTGGCCCGGAGGGTGCCGTCCTTCGAGTCCCTGCGGGTGCGGGGGTCCTGGGCCGGCTACTACGACTACAACACCTTCGACCACAACGGGGTGCTGGGCCCGCACCCCCGGCTGGAGAACATGTTCCTGGCCGCGGGCTTCAGCGGGCACGGCCTCCAGCACTCGCCCGCCGCCGGCAGGGCCGTGGCCGAGCTGGTGATCCGGGGCCGCTTCGAGAGCCTGGACCTGCGGCGCCTGGGCTGGGCCCGGCTGGAGGACGGGGAGCCCCTGCGGGAGGCCGGCGTGGTCTGa